A single Salmo salar chromosome ssa19, Ssal_v3.1, whole genome shotgun sequence DNA region contains:
- the LOC106579648 gene encoding zinc finger and BTB domain-containing protein 14 has translation MSETVKYMDDEHKTIFLKILNEQRLEGEHCDIAVVVEDVKFRAHRCVLAACSNYFKKLFKKHEVDNSSVIEIDFIRSDIFEEVLNYMYTAKISVKIKDVNLMISSGQILGIRFLDKLCSQKRDMSTEERNGQNDKPFPCDILKMSLPTDDPTLGQENDLQVLGDHDDTPTDDLVEEPMTNHDLDKSPNTALRVTEAILKEWPPANEDVHKVSCYDQDVEPMDTEQKDLASHTTTTLAFADSIGEVKDEQPPGWTTATTDMKFEYLLYGQREQLACQICGKTFIDENRLRKHEKLHSAERPFICEICSKAFTTQAHLKEHLKIHTGFKPYRCDVCGKSFIRAPDLKKHERVHSNERPFGCQMCDKAFKHKSHLKDHERRHRGEKPFVCGSCTKAFAKASDLKRHENNMHSERKQMPPSTLQTETEQLQAAAMAAEAEQQLESIACS, from the coding sequence ATGTCAGAGACCGTGAAGTACATGGATGATGAACACAAGACCATCTTCCTGAAGATACTGAATGAGCAACGGTTGGAGGGTGAACACTGTGACATTGCGGTGGTGGTTGAAGATGTGAAGTTCAGGGCGCACCGCTGTGTGCTGGCAGCGTGTAGCAACTACTTCAAAAAGCTGTTCAAGAAGCATGAAGTCGACAACTCCTCAGTCATAGAAATCGACTTCATCCGCTCAGACATCTTCGAGGAGGTATTGAACTACATGTACACAGCCAAGATTTCTGTGAAGATAAAGGACGTCAATTTGATGATTTCTTCAGGTCAGATACTCGGAATCCGTTTTCTGGACAAACTCTGTTCACAGAAGCGTGACATGTCCACTGAAGAAAGGAACGGCCAAAATGACAAACCCTTTCCCTGTGATATTCTCAAAATGTCTCTCCCTACTGATGACCCTACATTGGGCCAGGAAAACGACCTGCAGGTGCTAGGTGACCATGACGACACTCCTACTGACGACCTTGTGGAAGAGCCAATGACCAATCACGACTTGGACAAATCGCCTAACACGGCGTTGAGAGTGACGGAGGCCATTCTCAAAGAATGGCCTCCTGCCAATGAGGACGTGCACAAGGTGAGCTGTTACGACCAGGACGTGGAACCCATGGATACGGAGCAAAAAGACCTGGCGAGTCACACCACAACAACCTTAGCGTTTGCTGACAGCATCGGCGAGGTGAAGGACGAGCAGCCCCCCGGTTGGACCACAGCCACGACGGACATGAAGTTCGAGTACCTCCTCTACGGCCAACGGGAACAGCTCGCATGCCAGATCTGTGGGAAGACCTTCATCGATGAGAACCGTTTGAGGAAACACGAAAAGCTGCACTCGGCCGAACGTCCGTTCATCTGTGAAATCTGCAGCAAAGCCTTCACTACCCAGGCTCACCTGAAGGAGCATCTGAAGATCCACACAGGCTTCAAGCCCTACCGCTGCGACGTGTGTGGCAAGTCCTTCATCCGAGCGCCTGACCTCAAGAAGCACGAGCGGGTCCACAGCAACGAGCGTCCCTTCGGCTGCCAGATGTGTGACAAGGCCTTCAAGCACAAGTCCCACCTGAAGGACCACGAGAGGCGCCACAGGGGCGAGAAGCCCTTCGTCTGCGGCTCGTGCACCAAGGCCTTTGCTAAAGCCTCAGACCTAAAGAGACATGAAAACAACATGCACAGCGAGAGGAAGCAGATGCCGCCAAGCACCCTGCAGACCGAAACTGAACAGCTGCAGGCAGCAGCCATGGCCGCCGAGGCCGAGCAACAACTGGAGTCCATAGCATGCTCATAG